ACCTCCGACGGGCACGCGCTCACCGTCTGGGCGCGCCAGGCGCCGCGGGCACGCGGCGTGGTGGTGCTGCTCCACGGCCGCACCTGGTCTGCCCTGCCCGACTTCGACCTCGCGGTCCCCGGTGAGGACCTGTCGGTGATGCGCGCGTTCGTGCGGCGTGGCTACACCGTATATGCGCTGGATGCGCGCGGCTACGGCGGCACGCCGCGCGATGCCAGCGGATGGCTGACGCCGAACCAGGCCGCACGGGACGTGGCGGCCGTGCTGCGCGCGGTGGCCGCGCGACACCCGGCGCTGCCGAGACCCACGCTGGTCGGCTGGTCGTACGGCTCGATGGTCGCCCACCTGACGCTGCAGCAGGAACCGGCGCTGGCTTCGGGCGTGGTGCTGTTCGGCTACCCGCGTGACCCCGACATGCGGCTCGCCTCGACCGGTGACACGGTGACCCCGCCGCGCGCGGCCAACACGGCCGCGAATGCCGCCAGTGACTTCATCATCCCGGGTTCGATCACGCCGGCCGCCGTGCAGGCGTATGTCACGGCGGCGCTGCAGGCAGATCCGGTCCGGTCGGACTGGCGCGGGCTCGAGGAGTGGAACGCCCTGTCGCCGGAACGCCTCACGCTGCCGGTGCTCCTGTTGCACGGGGAGAAGGACCCCTTCACGCCGGTGGCATCACAGGCGAAGACCTTCACGCGCCTCGGGTCGCCGGACCGGCAGTGGGTGATCCTCGCCGGCGGCGACCATGCCGCG
This portion of the Gemmatimonadaceae bacterium genome encodes:
- a CDS encoding alpha/beta fold hydrolase: MIVPALPSTRRVAIIATVLLALHLGAPAAVAVAQRAAPPQRITVTSDGHALTVWARQAPRARGVVVLLHGRTWSALPDFDLAVPGEDLSVMRAFVRRGYTVYALDARGYGGTPRDASGWLTPNQAARDVAAVLRAVAARHPALPRPTLVGWSYGSMVAHLTLQQEPALASGVVLFGYPRDPDMRLASTGDTVTPPRAANTAANAASDFIIPGSITPAAVQAYVTAALQADPVRSDWRGLEEWNALSPERLTLPVLLLHGEKDPFTPVASQAKTFTRLGSPDRQWVILAGGDHAALLEATAPAFIAAITAFIERPPLRR